A DNA window from Mycolicibacter terrae contains the following coding sequences:
- a CDS encoding ABC transporter permease: protein MTAVIAGAPATSVPVDAAPRRPRPARRAWLLRLTSVAAAIGLWQLLTAADVRWWLRFDTLPTVDEVFTTLVRRLGTDQYWLDLAQSLIRILTGFGLAAAAGVATGILLGRSRVAADVVGPLTELVRPIPAIAVVPVAILLFPAGEQGIVFITFLAAYFPILVSTRHAVRALPTLWEDSVRTLGGGRWEVLSQVVFPGILPGLFGGLSVGMGVSWICVISAEMISGRLGIGYRTWQAYTVLAYPDVFVGIITIGVLGFATSAAVELAGRRLTRWLPRSDEDAR from the coding sequence GTGACCGCGGTCATCGCCGGTGCCCCGGCCACGTCGGTCCCCGTCGACGCGGCGCCGCGCCGGCCGCGGCCGGCACGGCGGGCCTGGCTGCTGCGGCTGACGTCGGTGGCCGCAGCAATCGGGCTGTGGCAGTTGTTGACCGCCGCCGACGTGCGGTGGTGGCTACGCTTCGACACCCTGCCCACCGTCGACGAGGTCTTCACGACCCTGGTGCGCCGGCTGGGCACCGACCAATACTGGCTGGACCTGGCGCAGTCGCTGATCCGCATCCTCACCGGATTCGGGCTGGCCGCGGCGGCCGGGGTCGCCACCGGCATCTTGCTGGGCCGATCCCGCGTGGCGGCCGACGTGGTGGGCCCGCTCACCGAACTGGTCCGTCCCATCCCGGCGATCGCCGTCGTCCCGGTGGCGATCCTGCTGTTCCCGGCCGGTGAACAGGGCATCGTTTTCATCACCTTCCTGGCGGCCTACTTCCCGATCCTGGTCAGCACCCGGCACGCGGTGCGCGCACTGCCGACACTGTGGGAGGACTCGGTCCGCACCCTGGGCGGCGGACGGTGGGAGGTGTTGAGCCAGGTCGTTTTTCCCGGAATCCTGCCCGGGCTGTTCGGCGGGTTGTCGGTCGGGATGGGGGTGTCGTGGATCTGCGTGATCTCCGCGGAGATGATCTCCGGCCGGCTGGGCATCGGCTACCGCACCTGGCAGGCCTACACGGTGCTGGCCTATCCGGATGTGTTCGTCGGCATCATCACCATCGGTGTGCTCGGATTCGCGACGTCGGCGGCGGTGGAGCTGGCCGGGCGCCGGCTGACCCGGTGGCTGCCCCGCAGCGACGAGGACGCACGATGA
- a CDS encoding ABC transporter substrate-binding protein yields MKKSVIMLACATVIAAGCSFDSAPSGDSVEVVIGYQSKTINTATAGTLLRARGYLERRLADITARTGTRYRVDWQDYDTGAPITAQMLAEKIDIGSMGDYPMLVNGVRTQANAQARTQLVSVTGYHPAGALNMVVVAPDSRTAKLSDLAGAKVSASVGSAGHGTLLRALAGTGAQVEVLNQQPQVGASSLESGQVQGLSQFVAWPGLLVYQGRAKLLYDGAELNYPTLHGVVVRRAYAQLHPEVLDAFLQAQLDATDFLKRKPLEAARIVAADSGLPHEVVYLYNGPGGTSFDPTLKPALIEALKNDVPYLKSIGDFDDLDVDDFVVDGPLRAAFAERKLDYAKAAAGIDKPATTGGELWLDGADTTVTVGDPTALLQAVRAANARGDDVRAAYVHDAELGTRWYADKSAWVRDGARYLPFDTTAGAQRYLAAHTGAVALDYQQALAGAA; encoded by the coding sequence ATGAAGAAATCCGTGATCATGCTGGCCTGCGCCACCGTCATCGCAGCGGGCTGTTCATTCGACTCTGCGCCGTCGGGTGATTCCGTCGAGGTGGTGATCGGCTACCAGTCCAAGACCATCAACACCGCGACCGCCGGCACCCTGCTGCGTGCCCGCGGCTACCTGGAGCGCCGGCTCGCCGACATCACGGCCCGCACCGGCACCAGATACCGGGTCGACTGGCAGGACTACGACACCGGAGCGCCGATCACCGCGCAGATGCTCGCCGAGAAGATCGACATCGGCTCGATGGGCGACTACCCGATGCTGGTCAACGGGGTCAGGACGCAGGCCAATGCGCAGGCCCGCACTCAGCTGGTCTCGGTGACCGGCTATCACCCGGCCGGCGCGCTGAACATGGTTGTGGTGGCGCCGGATTCGCGGACCGCCAAGCTGAGCGACCTTGCTGGGGCCAAGGTCTCGGCCAGCGTGGGCTCGGCCGGTCACGGTACTCTGCTGCGTGCACTGGCCGGCACCGGCGCACAAGTCGAGGTGCTCAACCAGCAACCACAGGTCGGCGCCTCGTCGCTGGAATCCGGTCAGGTCCAAGGCCTATCGCAATTCGTGGCCTGGCCCGGATTGCTGGTCTATCAGGGCCGCGCGAAGCTTCTCTACGATGGAGCCGAGCTCAACTACCCGACCCTGCACGGTGTGGTGGTGCGTCGCGCCTACGCGCAGCTCCACCCGGAGGTGCTCGACGCGTTCCTGCAGGCTCAGCTCGACGCCACCGACTTCCTGAAACGCAAACCGTTGGAGGCGGCCCGGATCGTCGCCGCCGACAGCGGGCTGCCGCACGAGGTCGTCTATCTCTACAACGGTCCGGGCGGAACATCGTTCGACCCAACCCTCAAGCCGGCGCTGATCGAGGCGTTGAAGAACGATGTGCCCTACCTGAAGTCGATCGGCGACTTCGACGACCTCGACGTCGATGACTTCGTCGTCGACGGGCCGCTGCGCGCGGCGTTCGCCGAGCGAAAACTCGACTACGCCAAGGCAGCCGCCGGCATCGACAAACCCGCGACGACCGGTGGCGAACTGTGGCTGGACGGTGCGGACACCACGGTGACGGTCGGTGATCCGACGGCGCTGCTGCAAGCCGTGCGGGCCGCAAACGCCCGCGGCGATGACGTCCGGGCGGCTTATGTCCACGACGCCGAACTGGGCACCCGCTGGTACGCCGACAAATCCGCGTGGGTCCGCGATGGTGCGCGTTACCTGCCGTTCGACACCACCGCGGGTGCGCAACGCTACCTCGCCGCGCATACCGGCGCCGTTGCACTGGACTACCAGCAGGCCCTGGCGGGTGCGGCGTGA
- a CDS encoding GMC family oxidoreductase produces the protein MARTPLKVPLDEAVEVVVIGTGAGGGNVIRELCLAGVRVVALEAGPRLDADNDFEEDEVGMYHKLSWLDPVGVTGPDISGSAAWICKTVGGSTTHWAGAALRWQPHEFKAKTTYGDVEGADLVDWPIDYETLAPYYDKAEKLLGVAGAVTRLPKGNTNFLALKRGADALGIDAHAGNIAITTEDYLGRGICTQRGYCFQGCRNQAKWSSLFEAIPTAEDTGWLDLRPNCQALTITTDDDGRASGVVYADPTGRIVEQKAQYVVVAGNSIQTPRLLLNSATPRFPDGLANGSGAVGRYYMRHLTASSFAKFQQPVHAYKGITMMGMVDEWHDNRPGERGFVGGFHLETIFLGPAFTAVFVAPGPLTSTSGSRALWGEQLADMMESYTHLAGLWIVGEDMPQADNRVTVDPDRKDQFGMPIPVVNYADHPNDSAMREFAWGRSRDLYTAGGATTVWDTPPYPATHNMGTCRMGTDPSSSVVNEFGQAHEVPNLFIADGSVFPTSGSENPTLTISALAIRQAEYITSVMAEEMSG, from the coding sequence ATGGCTAGAACTCCACTCAAAGTACCCCTGGACGAGGCGGTTGAAGTTGTCGTAATCGGGACCGGAGCCGGGGGCGGCAACGTCATCCGTGAACTCTGCCTCGCAGGCGTACGGGTAGTCGCCCTGGAGGCCGGTCCGCGGTTGGACGCCGACAACGACTTCGAAGAAGACGAAGTCGGGATGTACCACAAACTGAGTTGGCTCGATCCGGTAGGCGTCACCGGACCCGATATCAGCGGAAGCGCAGCCTGGATCTGTAAAACAGTCGGCGGTAGCACAACTCACTGGGCGGGTGCCGCGCTTCGTTGGCAACCTCATGAGTTCAAGGCCAAGACCACCTACGGCGACGTGGAAGGCGCCGACCTCGTCGACTGGCCGATCGACTACGAAACCCTGGCCCCTTATTACGACAAGGCCGAAAAACTTCTCGGCGTGGCGGGCGCTGTCACCCGACTGCCCAAGGGGAACACGAATTTCCTCGCCCTCAAGCGCGGAGCCGACGCCCTGGGAATCGACGCCCATGCCGGAAATATCGCGATCACCACCGAGGACTATCTGGGTCGCGGTATCTGTACGCAACGCGGCTATTGCTTCCAAGGTTGCCGCAATCAGGCCAAGTGGAGCAGCCTGTTCGAAGCGATTCCGACCGCCGAAGACACCGGTTGGCTCGATCTGCGACCGAATTGCCAGGCCCTCACCATCACGACCGATGACGATGGGCGCGCAAGCGGCGTGGTGTATGCCGATCCGACCGGGCGAATCGTCGAACAGAAGGCCCAGTATGTCGTTGTCGCGGGGAACAGCATCCAGACACCTCGACTGCTGCTCAACTCGGCGACCCCACGCTTTCCAGACGGCCTGGCGAACGGTAGCGGCGCGGTCGGCCGCTACTACATGCGGCACTTGACCGCCTCCAGCTTCGCCAAGTTCCAGCAGCCGGTACACGCCTACAAGGGCATCACCATGATGGGGATGGTCGACGAATGGCACGACAACCGGCCCGGCGAGCGCGGGTTCGTCGGCGGATTCCATCTGGAAACGATCTTCCTCGGCCCCGCGTTCACCGCCGTGTTCGTGGCTCCGGGGCCGCTGACATCGACCAGCGGCAGTCGCGCTCTGTGGGGTGAGCAGCTGGCCGACATGATGGAGTCCTACACCCACCTCGCCGGCCTGTGGATCGTCGGAGAAGACATGCCGCAAGCCGACAACCGAGTCACCGTCGACCCGGACCGCAAGGACCAGTTCGGTATGCCGATTCCGGTGGTCAACTACGCCGATCACCCCAACGACTCGGCTATGCGTGAATTCGCCTGGGGTAGGTCTCGCGACCTCTACACCGCCGGCGGCGCGACCACCGTTTGGGACACACCGCCCTACCCGGCCACCCACAATATGGGCACCTGCCGGATGGGTACGGACCCAAGCAGCTCGGTGGTCAACGAGTTCGGGCAGGCCCACGAGGTGCCGAACCTGTTCATCGCCGACGGCAGCGTGTTTCCCACGAGTGGGTCGGAGAATCCGACTCTGACGATCAGTGCTCTGGCGATCCGACAGGCGGAATACATCACGTCGGTGATGGCCGAGGAAATGTCTGGGTAG
- a CDS encoding GntR family transcriptional regulator: MAEAHVAAPPIRRADRARQVADVLRHQIHCGAYADGLPGEPELAAEFTVSRNIIREALAALKAEGLIHRGPRIGTHVAQHKYDHDLDALLGLQETFNGHGQVRNEVRVATTVSAPPSVARRLLLDAGSQVVFIERLRYLGDVPLSLDQTYLAPDIGAAVLAHPLEADDVFPLLERISGQRLGAASLALEAIPADPHSAAILQILGGAALLMLERLTSLADGKPVDLEYIRMRGDRVTMRGKLTRSIP; this comes from the coding sequence ATGGCCGAAGCCCACGTCGCAGCACCACCGATCCGCCGCGCGGACCGGGCGCGGCAGGTCGCCGATGTGCTACGTCACCAGATCCATTGCGGCGCCTACGCCGACGGACTGCCCGGCGAACCGGAGTTGGCCGCCGAATTCACCGTCTCCCGCAACATCATCCGTGAGGCGCTGGCAGCGCTGAAGGCCGAAGGGCTGATCCACCGGGGGCCCCGAATCGGTACCCATGTGGCGCAGCACAAATACGACCATGACCTGGACGCTCTGCTCGGCCTGCAGGAGACCTTCAACGGTCACGGGCAGGTGCGCAACGAAGTGCGGGTGGCGACCACGGTTTCCGCGCCGCCATCGGTGGCCCGGCGGTTGTTGCTCGATGCCGGTTCGCAGGTGGTGTTCATCGAACGGCTGCGTTACCTCGGCGACGTGCCGCTGAGCCTGGATCAGACCTATCTGGCTCCCGACATCGGCGCCGCCGTACTGGCCCATCCGCTGGAGGCTGATGATGTCTTCCCGCTGCTCGAGCGGATCAGCGGGCAGCGGCTGGGTGCCGCCAGCCTGGCGCTGGAGGCGATTCCGGCCGACCCGCACTCGGCGGCGATCCTGCAGATTCTCGGCGGCGCGGCGCTGCTGATGCTGGAACGCCTCACCAGTCTCGCCGACGGTAAGCCCGTCGATCTCGAATACATCCGGATGCGTGGTGACCGGGTCACCATGCGCGGCAAACTGACAAGGAGCATCCCATGA
- a CDS encoding transketolase-like TK C-terminal-containing protein, protein MIHHANVVRPNPSRIKVGGHQASCASLVTIMTSLWFDQLRPEDRVSVKPHAAPVLHAINYLLGNLDRKYLTTLREFGGLQSYPSRDKDPDPVDYSTGSVGIGATAPIWGAVARRYVNTVAGQTGSGRQYSLVGDAELDEGAVWEAIMDPSTAELGEVVWIIDLNRQSLDRVVPSIAAGRLEAMFAAAGWQVIVVTFGSLLRRLFAQPGGSALRTRLLEMPNPEYQRLLRCNPETLRTRLPGDGADADAISGLIADLDDATLTDAISNLGGHDLEALRAAYAQIDDARPTVIIAYTVKGYGLPSQGHPQNHSSLLTVEQFRRLAADLGANPEKPWDRFEPDSPAGLLCAMAAARLHRREPDHVAPPLVPTDIGRTPKGVSTTQAALGRALLDLTREAPQVARRVVTVSPDVSSSTNLAGWLNKVGVWSPTERPDWFADDPETIMHWREKPTGQHIELGIAEVNLVGLMSELGATWSRWGHALFPIGVLYDPFVERALEPWSFGIYAGGQSILVGTPSGVSLAPEGGAHQSIKTPSIGIEQPGCVSYEPAFAIEVEWSLLEAISRLGHPGGSSSYLRLSTRPVDQTLAAVPSDPAARERRRRQVLAGAYTLRPVNRPQVQLVGMGAMITETLEAADRLAESGIRAEVVCVTSPSRLFDAIQARRGLCDAPTWVLEQVFPAARSAPMVVVLDGHPHTLAFLSAVNQVPIVALGATRFGQSGDLDEVYRYQGIDTDSIVRAALDVIA, encoded by the coding sequence ATGATCCACCACGCCAACGTGGTTCGCCCGAACCCGTCGCGGATCAAAGTCGGCGGACACCAGGCGTCGTGCGCATCGCTGGTGACGATCATGACCTCGCTCTGGTTCGACCAGCTGCGTCCAGAGGATCGGGTTTCGGTCAAACCGCATGCGGCACCGGTGCTCCACGCGATCAACTACCTGCTGGGAAATCTCGACCGGAAATACCTGACGACGCTGCGAGAATTCGGCGGCCTGCAGTCCTATCCGAGCAGGGACAAGGATCCCGACCCCGTCGACTATTCCACGGGTTCGGTGGGCATCGGTGCCACCGCACCGATTTGGGGCGCGGTCGCCCGGCGCTATGTCAACACGGTCGCCGGTCAGACCGGCTCCGGCCGGCAGTATTCCCTGGTCGGAGATGCTGAGTTGGACGAGGGCGCGGTGTGGGAGGCGATCATGGATCCCTCGACCGCCGAACTCGGCGAAGTCGTGTGGATCATCGATCTGAATCGACAGTCGCTGGACCGCGTCGTCCCCAGTATCGCCGCGGGGCGGCTGGAGGCGATGTTCGCCGCCGCAGGCTGGCAGGTCATCGTCGTGACGTTCGGCAGTCTGCTGCGAAGGCTGTTCGCGCAACCCGGCGGCTCGGCCCTGCGCACCCGGCTACTGGAAATGCCCAATCCCGAATACCAACGGCTGCTGCGCTGCAACCCGGAGACATTGCGCACCCGGCTGCCGGGCGACGGGGCCGACGCCGACGCGATCTCAGGACTGATCGCCGATCTCGACGACGCCACCCTCACCGACGCGATCAGCAACCTCGGTGGCCACGACCTGGAGGCGCTCCGCGCCGCCTACGCGCAGATCGACGACGCGCGGCCGACGGTGATCATCGCCTACACCGTCAAGGGCTACGGGCTGCCCTCGCAGGGCCATCCGCAGAACCATTCCTCGCTGCTGACGGTTGAACAGTTCCGCCGGCTGGCTGCCGATCTGGGCGCAAACCCGGAGAAGCCCTGGGACCGTTTTGAACCGGACTCCCCCGCGGGACTCTTATGCGCCATGGCCGCGGCACGGTTGCACCGCCGCGAGCCTGATCACGTCGCGCCACCGCTGGTGCCCACCGATATCGGCCGAACGCCGAAGGGCGTCTCGACGACACAAGCCGCGCTGGGACGAGCGCTTCTCGACCTGACCAGGGAGGCGCCACAGGTGGCCCGGCGCGTCGTCACAGTCAGCCCGGACGTCAGTTCCTCTACCAACCTGGCCGGGTGGCTGAACAAGGTCGGCGTGTGGTCGCCGACTGAACGACCGGACTGGTTCGCCGACGACCCCGAAACGATCATGCACTGGCGTGAGAAGCCGACGGGCCAACACATCGAGCTCGGTATCGCCGAGGTCAACCTGGTGGGGCTGATGAGCGAGCTCGGCGCCACCTGGAGCCGGTGGGGTCACGCCCTGTTTCCGATCGGTGTGCTCTACGACCCGTTCGTCGAACGAGCGCTCGAGCCATGGTCATTCGGCATCTACGCCGGCGGACAATCCATCCTGGTGGGCACGCCCTCCGGCGTCAGCCTGGCCCCGGAGGGCGGTGCGCATCAATCGATCAAGACACCGTCGATCGGAATAGAGCAGCCCGGTTGCGTCAGCTACGAACCGGCGTTCGCCATCGAGGTGGAATGGTCCCTGTTAGAGGCTATTTCACGCTTGGGGCATCCCGGCGGCAGCTCCTCGTATCTTCGGCTGTCCACCCGACCGGTCGACCAGACCCTGGCGGCGGTGCCGTCAGATCCGGCCGCCCGGGAACGGCGCCGCCGCCAGGTGCTGGCCGGCGCCTACACGCTGCGCCCCGTCAATCGCCCGCAGGTGCAACTGGTCGGCATGGGGGCCATGATCACCGAAACACTCGAGGCCGCGGACCGGCTGGCCGAGTCGGGAATCCGCGCCGAGGTGGTCTGCGTAACGAGCCCGAGCCGGTTGTTCGACGCGATCCAGGCGCGCCGTGGTTTGTGCGACGCACCGACCTGGGTCCTCGAACAGGTCTTCCCCGCCGCGCGGTCGGCGCCGATGGTGGTGGTGCTCGACGGCCACCCCCACACCCTGGCCTTCCTGAGCGCCGTCAACCAGGTACCCATCGTGGCCTTGGGAGCCACCAGGTTCGGCCAATCCGGCGACCTCGACGAGGTCTACCGGTACCAGGGCATAGACACCGATTCCATCGTTCGCGCCGCACTCGACGTCATCGCGTGA
- a CDS encoding 4Fe-4S dicluster domain-containing protein has translation MTLVNSRSDVPVTIDESLCIEGCTLCVDICPLDSLAINPDNGKAFMHVDECWYCGPCAARCPTGAVTVNMPYLIR, from the coding sequence ATGACGCTGGTCAACAGCCGCTCGGACGTCCCGGTGACGATCGACGAATCGCTGTGCATCGAGGGCTGCACCCTGTGCGTCGACATCTGCCCGCTGGACTCCCTGGCGATCAACCCGGACAACGGCAAGGCGTTCATGCACGTCGACGAGTGCTGGTACTGCGGTCCGTGCGCCGCCCGGTGCCCGACCGGCGCGGTCACCGTCAACATGCCCTACCTCATCCGCTGA
- a CDS encoding aminotransferase class I/II-fold pyridoxal phosphate-dependent enzyme — MSPDSDGQRRRLRVSALAAVANPSYSRVDTWNLLDDACRQLAEANRTGLDTTHHAARVKRLLDRLGAYERYWLFPGAANLAAFRGHLETMATVSLRDQVSLVVRLLSDYGDRAALFDLGSPLSDQELVAQARQQQFYTVLLADDSPQDVPESLAESLRALRRPDDEVQIELLVVSSVEDAVTAVALNGEIQAAIVRHDLPLRSRDRVPLMNTLLGANDDAGIIDCGRDAIECGEWMRLLRPHIDLYLLTDESIAADTEDEPDVYDRTFYRLNDVTDLNSTVLAGIRKRYATPFFDALRAYANEPVGQFHALPVARGASIFNSRSLQDMGEFYGRNIFMAETSSTSGGLDSLLDPHGTIRVAMNKAALTWNSDRTYFVTNGTSTANKIVVQALTRPGDIVLIDRNCHKSHHYGLVLAGAYPMYLDAYPLAPFAVYGAVSLRTIKRALLDLEAAGQLHRVRMLLLTNCTFDGVVYNPQRVMEEILAIKPDICFLWDEAWYAFATAVPWARQRTAMVAAERLETMLSSARYAGEYAAWRSTMAGIDRDQWSEHRLLPDPSARVRVYATHSTHKSLSALRQASMIHIRDQDFNALARETFTEAFLTHTSTSPNQQLLASLDLARRQVDIEGFQMVRRVYDMALVFRHRVRKDRLISKWFRILDEDDLVPDRFRSSTVSSYRQVRQGALEEWNEAWRSDEFVLDPTRVTLFVGKTGMNGYDFREKILMQRFGIQINKTSINSVLLIFTIGVTWSSVHYLLDALRRVATEFDRSWNAASTDDRALQQRRVVEITEDLPPLPDFSEFDHAFRPNGASSFGDMRSAFYGGYEESDREHVLLGDAGRRVADGKTLVSTTFVVPYPPGFPVLVPGQVISKDILYFLAELDVKEIHGYNPELGLAVFTPEALARFAHARGSDLPHRDC; from the coding sequence ATGAGCCCGGACAGCGACGGGCAGCGCCGGCGGTTGCGGGTCTCGGCGCTGGCGGCGGTGGCGAACCCGTCGTACTCCCGCGTCGACACCTGGAATCTGCTGGACGACGCCTGCCGGCAACTGGCCGAGGCTAATCGGACCGGCCTGGACACCACCCACCACGCCGCCCGGGTGAAACGCCTGCTGGACCGGCTCGGCGCCTATGAGCGGTACTGGCTGTTCCCCGGCGCCGCGAACCTGGCCGCCTTCCGCGGCCACCTCGAGACGATGGCGACCGTTTCGCTTCGCGATCAGGTGTCGCTGGTGGTACGGCTGCTGTCGGACTACGGGGACCGGGCGGCGCTGTTCGACCTCGGCTCGCCGCTGTCCGATCAGGAGCTGGTGGCCCAGGCCCGCCAGCAGCAGTTCTACACCGTGCTGCTGGCCGACGACTCGCCGCAGGACGTCCCCGAGAGCCTCGCGGAAAGCCTGCGCGCGCTGCGCAGGCCCGACGACGAGGTGCAGATCGAGTTGCTCGTGGTCTCCAGCGTCGAAGACGCCGTCACCGCCGTCGCCCTCAATGGTGAGATCCAGGCGGCGATCGTTCGGCACGATCTGCCGCTGCGGTCGCGCGACCGGGTGCCGCTGATGAACACGCTGCTCGGCGCCAACGACGACGCCGGGATCATCGACTGCGGCCGCGATGCCATCGAATGCGGCGAGTGGATGCGCCTGCTGCGACCCCACATCGACCTCTACCTGCTCACCGACGAGTCGATCGCCGCCGATACCGAGGACGAGCCCGACGTCTACGACCGCACCTTCTACCGGCTCAATGACGTCACCGACCTGAACAGCACCGTGCTCGCCGGCATCCGCAAGCGTTATGCCACACCGTTCTTCGACGCGCTGCGGGCCTACGCCAACGAGCCGGTCGGCCAGTTTCATGCGCTTCCGGTGGCGCGTGGCGCGAGCATCTTCAACTCGCGCTCCCTGCAGGATATGGGGGAGTTCTACGGCCGCAACATCTTCATGGCCGAGACCTCGTCGACATCCGGCGGGCTGGACTCGCTGCTGGACCCGCACGGCACCATCCGAGTCGCGATGAACAAGGCCGCGCTGACCTGGAACTCCGACCGCACCTACTTCGTCACCAACGGGACCTCGACGGCCAACAAGATCGTCGTGCAGGCATTGACCCGGCCCGGTGACATCGTGCTGATCGACCGGAACTGTCACAAGTCGCACCACTACGGTCTGGTGCTGGCCGGGGCGTATCCGATGTACCTGGACGCCTATCCGCTGGCGCCGTTCGCGGTCTACGGCGCGGTGTCGTTGCGCACCATCAAACGCGCCCTGCTCGACCTGGAGGCCGCCGGGCAGTTGCACCGGGTCCGGATGTTGTTGCTGACCAACTGCACGTTCGACGGCGTCGTCTACAACCCGCAGCGGGTGATGGAGGAGATCCTGGCGATCAAGCCGGACATCTGCTTCTTGTGGGACGAGGCGTGGTACGCGTTCGCGACCGCGGTGCCGTGGGCCCGGCAGCGAACCGCGATGGTTGCGGCCGAACGGCTCGAGACCATGCTGTCCTCGGCCCGCTACGCCGGGGAGTACGCGGCTTGGCGGTCCACCATGGCGGGTATCGATCGAGACCAGTGGAGCGAGCACCGGCTACTGCCCGACCCCTCGGCGCGGGTGCGGGTCTATGCCACCCACTCCACCCACAAGTCGCTGTCGGCGCTGCGCCAGGCGTCGATGATCCACATCCGGGATCAGGACTTCAACGCGCTGGCCCGCGAAACGTTCACCGAGGCGTTTCTGACCCACACCTCCACCTCGCCGAATCAGCAGCTGCTGGCGTCGCTGGACCTGGCCCGCCGGCAGGTCGACATCGAAGGCTTTCAGATGGTCCGCCGGGTCTACGACATGGCGCTGGTGTTTCGCCACCGGGTCCGCAAGGACCGGCTGATCAGCAAGTGGTTCCGCATCCTCGACGAGGATGACCTGGTGCCCGACCGGTTCCGGTCGTCGACGGTCAGCTCCTATCGGCAGGTCCGGCAGGGCGCGCTGGAGGAGTGGAACGAGGCCTGGCGTTCCGACGAGTTCGTGCTCGATCCGACCCGGGTCACCCTGTTCGTCGGCAAGACCGGAATGAACGGCTATGACTTTCGCGAGAAGATCCTCATGCAGCGGTTCGGGATTCAGATCAACAAGACGTCGATCAACTCGGTGCTGCTGATCTTCACGATCGGTGTGACCTGGTCCAGCGTGCACTACCTGCTCGACGCGCTGCGACGGGTTGCCACCGAATTCGACCGGAGCTGGAACGCGGCCAGCACCGACGATCGCGCCCTGCAGCAGCGCCGCGTCGTGGAGATCACCGAGGATCTGCCGCCGCTGCCCGACTTCAGTGAGTTCGATCATGCGTTTCGGCCAAATGGCGCAAGCTCATTCGGGGATATGCGATCGGCGTTCTACGGCGGCTACGAGGAGTCCGACCGCGAACATGTGCTGCTCGGGGATGCAGGCCGCCGTGTCGCCGACGGCAAGACCCTGGTGTCGACCACCTTCGTCGTGCCCTACCCGCCCGGTTTCCCGGTGCTGGTCCCCGGACAGGTGATCTCCAAGGACATCCTGTACTTCCTCGCCGAACTCGACGTCAAGGAGATCCACGGCTACAACCCCGAGCTGGGGCTGGCGGTGTTCACCCCGGAGGCGTTGGCCCGTTTCGCGCACGCCCGCGGCAGCGATTTGCCTCACCGCGATTGTTAA
- a CDS encoding gluconate 2-dehydrogenase subunit 3 family protein: MTNQKLTDQRELLFQALVPTEAANLVALMENIVPHKDPELRDIVFYTALCFDAGLATATALRTEVRALLKELDQQAVKNGAASFAAATAEIQKSLLTAIEGRPIFQQLVYATVSDFYNRHIVWQAIGYPGLAQRDGQGYINQGFDVLDWAEATV; encoded by the coding sequence ATGACCAACCAGAAATTGACGGATCAAAGGGAGTTGTTGTTCCAGGCGCTGGTCCCGACTGAAGCGGCGAACCTCGTGGCTTTGATGGAGAACATCGTCCCCCATAAGGATCCTGAACTCCGCGATATCGTCTTCTACACCGCCCTCTGCTTCGACGCCGGCTTGGCAACCGCCACCGCGTTGCGGACAGAGGTACGGGCTCTGCTGAAAGAACTCGACCAGCAGGCCGTGAAGAATGGGGCAGCCTCCTTCGCCGCGGCAACTGCAGAAATCCAGAAGTCATTACTCACCGCAATAGAGGGTCGCCCGATCTTCCAACAGCTCGTCTACGCGACGGTAAGCGATTTTTACAATCGCCACATCGTCTGGCAGGCCATCGGTTATCCGGGATTAGCCCAGCGGGACGGCCAGGGCTACATAAACCAGGGATTTGATGTTCTCGATTGGGCCGAGGCCACGGTCTGA
- a CDS encoding YbhB/YbcL family Raf kinase inhibitor-like protein gives MAARPPLPFDFLPEVPTFTVTSTEITDGRPMPMPQASGKFGAGGEDCSPHLSWSGFPEETKSFAVTCYDPDAPTQSGFWHWALADIPADVTELPSGIGLLGKRDFTNGAISLANDAGLPGYLGAAPPAGHGPHRYIFTVHAVDVASLGLPAEATPAFLGFNLFSHTLARATIVPTFEQ, from the coding sequence ATGGCTGCACGCCCGCCCCTGCCCTTTGATTTTTTGCCCGAGGTACCGACGTTCACGGTTACGAGCACCGAGATCACCGACGGCCGGCCGATGCCCATGCCCCAGGCATCCGGGAAGTTCGGCGCCGGCGGCGAAGACTGCTCCCCGCACCTCTCCTGGTCGGGATTCCCGGAGGAGACCAAGAGTTTCGCCGTCACCTGCTACGATCCGGACGCTCCCACACAAAGTGGATTCTGGCACTGGGCCCTCGCGGATATCCCCGCTGATGTGACCGAACTGCCCAGTGGCATTGGTCTTTTAGGAAAGCGCGACTTCACCAACGGCGCGATCTCCCTGGCAAACGATGCCGGCCTTCCCGGGTATCTGGGAGCTGCTCCCCCAGCCGGCCACGGCCCGCACCGCTACATCTTCACCGTGCACGCCGTCGACGTCGCGAGCCTGGGACTTCCCGCCGAAGCGACGCCCGCCTTTCTCGGCTTCAACCTGTTCAGCCACACCCTCGCGCGCGCGACGATCGTCCCCACGTTCGAGCAGTAG